A genomic window from Silene latifolia isolate original U9 population chromosome Y, ASM4854445v1, whole genome shotgun sequence includes:
- the LOC141631961 gene encoding uncharacterized protein LOC141631961: MSKLVSNNSHANVSYAVSDSSHVHAEDVNAMNGFPNSFQKKYDPFSATYNEGWRDHPKLKYGPPRPNQSYGAPRPLVPNSSAQNPHTSPSLEDMLKQLATQIGQVHSQGSLPSQPLPNPKDRIFSIRLKGGDDLEALPFETEGANLSKTVVKEKKIPLAVGLSLVPKYATLFIEFMDAHNLSVGEYAEIPHCSFSIPCGIGAFHYGDCLLDLGAAVNTMPSHIYESYEFGPLSNTFSILELGDGSIIHPLGILENINIKLGDLEFATDFYITES; this comes from the exons ATGTCTAAGCTGGTTTCTAACAACTCTCATGCCAATGTGTCTTATGCTGTGAGTGATAGTTCTCATGTTCATGCTGAAGATGTGAATGCTATGAATGGTTTTCCTAATTCTTTTCAAAAGAAATATGACCCATTTTCGGCTACATATAACGAGGGATGGAGGGATCACCCAAAGCTTAAGTATGGACCACCTAGGCCTAACCAATCCTATGGGGCGCCTAGACCTTTAGTTCCGAACAGTTCAGCCCAGAACCCTCACACCAGTCCATCCTTGGAAGATATGCTGAAACAGTTGGCCACTCAAATTGGCCAAGTTCATTCTCAGG GTTCTCTTCCCTCTCAACCTTTACCTAATCCTAAAGATAGAATTTTTTCAATACGACTGAAAGGGGGAGATGATTTGGAGGCTTTACCATTTGAAACTGAGGGTGCTAACTTATCTAAAACTGTGGTGAAGGAAAAGAAAATTCCCTTAGCTGTTGGACTCAGTTTGGTGCCCAAATATGCTACACTTTTTATAGAATTTATGGATGCTCATAATCTAAGTGTGGGGGAATATGCTGAAATTCCCCATTGTTCTTTTAGTATTCCTTGTGGTATAGGAGCATTTCATTACGGAGATTGTTTGTTGGACTTGGGTGCTGCTGTTAATACTATGCCATCACATATCTATGAATCTTATGAGTTTGGTCCTTTGTCAAACACTTTTTCCATTCTTGAGTTAGGTGATGGTAGCATAATACATCCACTTGGAATTTTGGAGAACATTAATATTAAACTAGGAGACCTTGAGTTTGCGACTGATTTTTATATTACTGAATCTTAA